From Miscanthus floridulus cultivar M001 chromosome 15, ASM1932011v1, whole genome shotgun sequence, the proteins below share one genomic window:
- the LOC136507610 gene encoding uncharacterized protein — MSSAFMERWLKRKASDDANNLCNSHQQNNNINVNPIPPAPEDIDWEEEIQFDPGKRKEIRSYHPNLRESVRRKYLANGPCQPRTLNFPSTRIGDRNRRFSPEWFDEFGNWLEYSESTDRAYCFTCFLFRDPTKKEVRYKSFVLDGWNTWYNKERLKEHVGNVDSPHNVAKKKCVDLLKREQHVDVKLHEQLESSKNAYFVRLNGAIDTTRLLLKQ; from the exons ATGTCAA GTGCGTTTATGGAAAGATGGTTAAAAAGGAAAGCGTCGGATGATGCTAACAATCTTTGTAATTCTCATCAGCAAAACAACAATATTAATGTTAATCCAATACCACCAGCTCCAGAAGATATCGATTGGGAGGAGGAGATCCAATTTGATCCtggtaaaagaaaagaaatacgTTCTTATCACCCTAATCTTAGAGAATCTGTAAGAAGAAAGTACTTGGCAAATGGACCTTGTCAGCCTCGCACTCTTAATTTTCCATCTACTCGGATTGGGGATAGAAATAGAAGGTTTAGTCCTGAATGGTTTGATGAATTTGGAAATTGGCTTGAGTACAGTGAGTCTACCGATAGAGCCTACTGTTTTACATGTTTCTTGTTTAGAGACCCCACTAAGAAGGAGGTCAGGTACAAGTCATTTGTTTTAGATGGTTGGAATACTTGGTACAATAAAGAAAGGTTAAAAGAGCATGTTGGCAATGTTGACAGCCCTCACAATGTAGCAAAGAAAAAATGTGTTGATCTGTTGAAAAGAGAACAACATGTTGATGTTAAGTTACATGAACAGCTTGAGAGTTCTAAGAATGCATATTTTGTTCGACTTAATGGTGCAATTGATACTACCAGATTGCTACTCAAGCAATGA